The Gadus macrocephalus chromosome 20, ASM3116895v1 genome includes a region encoding these proteins:
- the casq2 gene encoding calsequestrin-2 — protein MHHLWLMLLPFLGLVSVAPAEKGLEFPRYDGKDRVLDINDRNYRKAMNKYSMLCLLYHEPIPDSKELQKKHQMTEMVLELVAQVLEEKDIGFGMVDAKKDAKVAKKLGLDEVDSVYVFKEDRVIEFDGLLSANTMTEFLLDLLEDPVEVLDNALELRAFNRMDEEIRLVGFFKNQESEHFEAFKEAAEQFQPYIKFFATFEKTVAKQLTLKMNEVDFYEPFMEEPVTIPEKPHSEEELVAFITKHRRPTLRKLRAEDMFETWEDDIEGIHIVAFAEEEDPDGFEFLEILKEVARDNTHLPDLSIVWIDPDDFSLLIPYWEKTFKVDLFRPQIGVVNVTDADSVWMVMDDEEDLPTAQELEDWIEDVLSGKVNTEDDDEEDDDDDDDDDDDDDDDDDDDDDDDSDEDEDDDDDDDDDDDDDDDDDDDDE, from the exons ATGCACCACCTGTGGCTGATGCTGCTTCCCTTCCTGGGCCTGGTGAGCGTTGCGCCGGCCGAGAAGGGTCTGGAGTTCCCCCGCTACGACGGGAAGGACCGCGTCCTGGACATCAACGACAGGAACTACCGCAAGGCCATGAACAAGTACAGCATGCTTTGTCTGCTCTACCACGAGCCCATCCCCGACAGCAAGGAGCTGCAAAAGAAGCACCAGATGACCGAGATGGTTCTGGAG cTTGTGGcccaggtgctggaggagaaggacattggATTTGGAATGGTGGATGCCAAGAAAGATGCCAAGGTGGCAAAGAAACTGG GTCTGGATGAGGTGGACAGCGTATATGTGTTCAAGGAGGACCGCGTCATCGAGTTTGACGGTCTGCTCTCGGCCAACACCATGACAGAGTTCCTGCTGGAT tTGCTGGAGGATCCGGTGGAGGTGCTGGACAACGCTCTGGAGCTCAGGGCCTTCAACAGGATGGATGAAGAAATCAGGCTCGTCGGCTTCTTCAAGAACCAGGAGTCAGAAC ATTTCGAGGCGTTTAAAGAAGCAGCCGAGCAGTTTCAACCCTACATTAAGTTCTTTGCCACATTTGAGAAAACT GTGGCCAAGCAGCTGACCCTGAAGATGAACGAGGTGGACTTCTACGAGCCGTTCATGGAGGAGCCCGTCACCATCCCCGAGAAACCCCACTccgaggaggagctggtggcctTCATCACCAAGCACAGACG GCCGACCCTGAGGAAGCTGCGTGCTGAGGACATGTTTGAGACCTGG GAGGACGATATTGAAGGGATCCATATCGTGGCCTtcgcggaggaggaggacccag ATGGTTTTGAGTTCCTGGAGATCCTGAAGGAGGTCGCCCGCGACAACACCCACCTCCCGGACCTCAGCATCGTCTGGATTGACCCCGACGACTTCTCTCTG CTGATCCCGTACTGGGAGAAGACCTTCAAGGTGGACCTGTTCCGGCCTCAGATCGGAGTGGTCAACGTCACAGAC GCTGACAGCGTGTGGATGGTGATGGACGACGAGGAGGACCTGCCCACCGCCCAAGAGCTGGAGGACTGGATAGAAGACGTCCTCTCCGGCAAAGTCAACAccgaggatgatgatgaggaagacgacgacgatgatgatgacgatgatgacgacgatgacgacgacgacgatgatgatgatgacgatgacagtgatgaagatgaagacgatgatgacgatgatgacgacgatgacgatgatgatgatgacgatgatgacgatgatgaataA
- the LOC132448295 gene encoding potassium voltage-gated channel subfamily E member 2-like isoform X1: MPTPSNGTPEDTLTRALGRYLDAWRRNASAAADALDKTLLEENFVNVEWYLAVMIGMFAFIVVAMLVSTVKSKRREHSNDPYHKYIEGEWTEKTTQGYTNDAAS, encoded by the coding sequence ATGCCCACCCCGTCCAACGGGACGCCGGAGGACACCCTGACGCGGGCTCTCGGCCGCTACCTGGACGCCTGGCGGCGGAACGCCTCGGCGGCGGCCGACGCGCTGGACAAGACCCTGCTGGAGGAGAACTTTGTGAACGTGGAGTGGTACCTGGCCGTGATGATCGGCATGTTCGCCTTCATCGTGGTGGCCATGCTGGTGAGCACGGTGAAGTCCAAGCGGCGGGAGCACTCCAACGACCCGTACCACAAGTACATCGAGGGGGAGTGGACGGAGAAGACCACGCAGGGCTACACCAACGACGCCGCCAGCTGA
- the vangl1 gene encoding LOW QUALITY PROTEIN: vang-like protein 1 (The sequence of the model RefSeq protein was modified relative to this genomic sequence to represent the inferred CDS: inserted 2 bases in 2 codons; deleted 2 bases in 2 codons), producing the protein MVGSALEENKNDDNWGXTTTAVTGTSELSLSQEEVVGLGKXPGDRARACRRYLPLALGLALGLLVAATPLAFLLLPVALWADRLQACGAACEGLFLSLSFKLLILLVAVWALFLRPSRAGLPRLCAYRGFLATLTLLLTMSYWLFYGVRILDPQDEDYHGIAQFAVSLVDSLLFVHYLAVVLLELRQLQPCFSVCVMRSTDGETRHYNLGRLSIQRAALSLLEFYYRDFPLHNPALLSASKQRTAKQLAGLKVYNVDGAGPGSTAGTQTANSSQSRAMVAAAAAKRKDSAHNELYYEEADHERRVRKRRARLVVAVEEAFTHVRRMKAEDERATPADIMEVREAALAIFPSMARALQKYLRTTRRQHCHSMDSIQKHLAFCLVNNMSPKAFLEAYLAPGPTLQYGPERWMADQWTLVSEASVTGGVRDGSEFLLRCLDFSLAVTVKGIPYLRMTEEFVDPKSHKFTLLLQSETSV; encoded by the exons GACGACAACTGGG AGACCACGACCGCCGTGACCGGGACCTCGGAGCTCAGCCTGtcccaggaggaggtggtgggtctGGGGA AGCCCGGGGACCGCGCGCGGGCCTGCCGCCGCTACCTCCCCCTGGCCCTGGGGCTGGCGCTGGGGCTGCTGGTGGCGGCCACGCCCCTGGCCTTCCTGCTGCTCCCCGTGGCGCTGTGGGCCGACCGGCTCCAGGCCTGCGGGGCGGCGTGCGAGGGCCTGTTCCTCTCGCTGTCCTTCAAGCTGCTCATCCTGCTGGTGGCCGTGTGGGCGCTGTTCCTGAGGCCGTCCCGGGCCGGCCTGCCGCGCCTCTGCGCCTACCGCGGCTTCCTGGCCACGCTCACGCTGCTCCTCACCATGTCCTACTGGCTCTTCTACGGCGTCCGCATCCTCGACCCGCAG GACGAGGACTACCACGGCATCGCCCAGTTCGCCGTGTCGCTGGTG GACTCCCTGCTCTTCGTGCACTACCTGGCCGTGGTGCTCCTGGAGCTCCGGCAGCTGCAG CCCTGCTTCAGTGTGTGCGTGATGCGCTCCACCGACGGGGAGACGCGCCACTACAACCTGGGCAGGCTCAG tatTCAGagagctgctctctctctgctggagTTCTACTACAGAGACTTCCCTCTGCACAACCCggccctcctctctgcctccaaGCAGCGCACGGCCAAACAGCTGGCTGGACTGAAGGTCTACAACGTGGACG GAGCGGGCCCCGGGAGCACGGCGGGGACCCAGACGGCCAACAGCAGCCAGTCCCGGGCCAtggtcgccgccgccgccgccaaacGCAAGGACAGCGCCCACAACGAGCTGTACTACGAGGAGGCCGACCACGAGCGCAGGGTCCGCAAGCGCCGAGCCAG ACTGGTGGTGGCCGTTGAGGAGGCCTTCACGCACGTGCGTCGCATGAAGGCAGAGGACGAGCGCGCCACGCCGGCGGACATCATGGAGGTGCGCGAGGCGGCGCTCGCCATCTTCCCCTCCATGGCGCGGGCGCTGCAGAAGTACCTCCGCACCACCCGGCGGCAGCACTGCCACAGCATGGACAGCATCCAGAAGCACCTGGCCTTCTGCCTGGTCAACAACATGAGCCCCAAG GCCTTCCTGGAGGCCTACCTGGCCCCGGGCCCCACCCTGCAGTACGGGCCGGAGCGCTGGATGGCGGACCAGTGGACGCTGGTGAGCGAGGCGTCAGTGACGGGCGGCGTGCGGGACGGCTCCGAGTTCCTGCTGCGCTGCCTGGACTTCAGCCTGGCCGTCACCGTCAAGGGCATCCCCTACCTGCGCATGACAGAGGAGTTCGTGGACCCCAAGTCGCACAAGTTCACCCTGCTGCTCCAATCGGAGACCTCCGTGTAG